CTAACACTTACCAATAAACTCCTCTCTCTAATTTCTTAatgtttaaataaatttttttagagaaataaaaatttatgacaaataatttatatgtatataacaGAAACATCATAAAGCCatgaactaaaattaaaatcaaattaaaatctGCATATGTACTTAAACACCATAAAGCCATGAACtcaaattaaagttaaaatcaaattaaaatttggaTATAAACTTAACAGAATTTAACACTAATCTGTTCATTTATTTCTATTTATTGAGCATTTTCATGCGTCATCCTTGATTCATTCACTTCATTCATCTTCatataaacttaaaaaaaattctcagCATTTGTTCCAACCCGTCCAAATAAAAATTTCCAATCACAAGATCGTCTAAAATCATGCCGCCATGGACacaaataaaaatcaaattacattatcaaatatttaattaaaatcaaattaaaatcaaaCTAAATAATAATCAAGTTTCAGTTTTAAAGGTAGATAAACATACTTTCAGAGTTTCAACACGAGGAGCAGGCATTAAATGGAGGAACGAAGCACATGGTAGGGTGTAGCAAAGCCGGTGACGCGACGGGGGCAAGTTGATTGGAGAAACGAAGGATGCGAACAAGCTGGCGACGCGGGTCACTAGAGCCGgcgaggagagtgaggggagactACAACGCTGCCGGTGACGCGAGTTGAGGCAAACACGGGTAAGATGAGTAGCGCCGGTGATGGGAGTGGGGGTAGACGCTGTCAGAGTGCAAAGAGATTTagatttaagagaagaggaTTAGGGTTCTTGAGGGGGTGAAATAGGGTTTGCAATATGAATGGATTGAGTTCAAGTAGGGTTGTTAAAGTTGTATTTATATCTCATTAAATGAGAAACgagttttataaaaataaaagtgttaATATTACAAATTGGTAAACTTGGTTCAGTTGCTAAGAACTTTTTGCACATGCCAAAGGTCCTTGGTTCAACTCTCGTACGTAACATTTTTAAACATGCACATAACACATATATATGGGGAGTGCGGGTAGGGTTGGGTCCCCGCAGGTAGGGTCCATGCTGCCAGGCCTACCTTATAGCTTCAGCAACTGTGTCTAAGTCCAACTTGAAATGATCTTGTGAAATCGTTCCCATGGTGCACGTGTGCTTACCGTTGTATCTCTATATCTCCCAACAACCTTTTTTCGTATCAAGCTGGCTCGGCTAAACCAGTCGTACCCACTTTCATACATCTTTCCTTTTGCATAGAACGTCTGTGGCTTGGACTTATAAACATTTTAGTCGACTCCTCTAGAGATAGTGTAACTTCTATTTGCTGCGACAACAGACTTTCTAGAACTATATTCCGGGATCAGCAATACCTATACAAAACAAAAATTGTCACTCATTGATCtatctaaaatataaattaagaaAAGCGTACTCATCACATACCTATGTTTGCATATTCGGATAATTTCGGTACATGCATGACGTCAAGATTCAAGTTACGCATAAAAAGTGAAACGTTCATCGATTGACTAACTGCAGGAGAAACCACTATATTCTCCACTGCTGCCTCACCTCGCACACCACTATCCTCGTCTTCATTGCCAGCTTCAAAAGTAGTTTCGAAGTCCTCTTCGCTATCACTGTTCATTCCTTCGTACACTTCAACTCTATTATCCTCTATATCTGAATCATGTTGAATTCCAtattcttttacattttcaaacTTAACATACAGCTCAATCTTTGGCTGTCAAACTTGAGTCTGCCGATGAATATGGAACATATTCTGCATATTTGCTTCGTCAATGATTGGCATAATATCAAACTGTATTAGACCACCAAAAACTATAATGGAATTTCGGTACAGAATATTGCTCACTCTTTTGAACATATCGTTCTCCATGCTTTGACAGAGACCGAGCTCTATGAATGTCATGGTGCATGGAGCCACAAACAAAAACGGATTCTCACACACAAATTAAAGCTCACTCTCTCATGGATATTCCGTATAATCTCACCGTTGTGATACACCACCAAATTTACGGTATCCTCCATCACACAAAAAACACACTcaaataactcttctcttcaCAATAAAATGACACCGAATTTTACCTTATATAAAGAGTGCAACACGTATCATAATGCCTCCCACGTGCTGACTCAACACGCCTCCCGTGTTGGCAACACGCTCTACACGTGTTGAAGTTGTCCTACTGACACGTCCATCAATTTACAAATACACCAAATGCacaaattttcattaaaaacactaataatgttttcatattataaaaaatgccCCATCCGTGAATAATGTAATAATAATCCATCTTCTATGTGATTCTTGCATTGCAAACTTGAGTGGCATATATAATACTAAGATCAGTGTAGTAAAATTGAGATAATAAAGAGCACACATTCgtacatacatatataaattaatgtcACTGAAACATTTACATTCGCATATATAGTCATGATTAATGTCTTACATGGCTAATTATATGCTCGTGAACCATGCATCATGTGGCCATTACATTTATAGCAGATAGCAGGCAAAATCATATGTCAAACCTCTTCTATGAACCATCAtcaaacccaaaaaaaaaaaaacttacacTCTCTCTCAGTCCTGTTACCTCAAAGTTTTGCATTCTCATCCTTATAACACTTCTTTCCGGGGAAGCTACAAAAGATATGGAGATTGAATCAGTCAAGTGCGAGTGCTGTGGCCTGAAAGAGGATTGCACCCAGTATTATATCAACCAAGTTAAAGCCAAATTTGATGGAAAATGGCTGTGTGGATTGTGCTCAGAAGCAGTAAGAGATGAAGTGAGCAGAGGGAAAAAGCCCTCCCCGTCAGCCATGGAAGAAGCTGTGAAAGCTCACATGTCATTCTGTGGTAAGATCAAAGCCAATCCGGCAGTTTGCGTTGCCGATGGCATGAGGCAGATTCTGAGAAGAAGGTCAACTACTTCATTGCCGGTGGTAAGGTCAAGCAGCACTTCTCAAGTGGATGGTTCATGACAACAGAGGAAACAGGGCTTATAGCACACTCACTCTCTCTGCTTTGCTTGTAATAAAATCTTATAGATAGCTTCTTTTGTGTCACATTTATCTTTGTCTTAGATGAACAAGTGTCTTGTTTATGTCGTCTTATTCTTTTGGTATCCATATTTTTCTCCACTCTCTTCGTTTTCCTTCCTTAGAAGTTGGCAGCATAGATTTAGTCATTATCTTCCAAAGGGACTAAAACCTGTTTTGCATAGTGATAAAAGAGTGAGTTTTAATGCTCTAGATTCAGTAGGCATAACTCACACCAACAAGCATTATAGAAACCATATCTTTGAAACCCTTCAAAGAAACGGAATCTTCTTTGAAATGGATCACATGCAAACAGGAAATTATGCATCCCTTGTTCTACTCGTGATTAAGATCTAAATGAAGATGACATTTTTGCATTAGAAGAAAGTTAACTATTCGATTTATGGTGCGGTTTTAGAGCTATTCTCAACTAAGTTGTAATACTGAATACATTTGGTCAACTTCTGACATCATCATAACTAGTCAGGCTTATGCCTTAACTCGCAATCTTCAAGCACAACTTGCCTTTGGGGTAATGATGATGATTCCAATTTCTCTTCCTTTCGATCCTAAAACAATGTGGCTAATGATCGTTTCCTTGAAGGTGGGGAATGATTAAAATTGAGATTTGTTTGACTTTGGTTTGCCTCTGCTAATACTTTTTAGGTGTCATGCTGAATTATATCCTCCACTTCCATCAAATACTCCCATCTAAAAATTTTGGCAtgatcaaaatataattttatgcaTAATCCAAGTTAGCACATGTTAATAAagcatttaatttgttttctttaAAATGCCCTTTAGGAATTAGGAATACTACTattgttgaaaatttttaaaacttaataTTTTACAAAGACATTCTCTTCACCAAAATAGAGCGGAAGTATATCGCTGGAGGCACAATGATTAcattaaaagttttaaaaatatcagTTTCTTAATTTAGCAAAATTTAGAGGGAAAAAAACAGGGGCGGCAATTAAGATAAATAATTCAAAATGACCAATATTTAAAGCATCATAtttataaagaataaaaaatattttaacaatattttcttataaaaaataagataacgCATTAGTGgcattttaaaataattttggtcACGCTTTACGTGTTATAAGCTCATAAAAAGTAGttatgaaattcaaaatttgttTGGATATTATTAAGttgttagaaaaatattttttttttattaactcaaatatatgttatttgatttaatttattgttaCATTAATGTTTGAGTCGTTGTTTATCAAAAGTTCCTTCGAGGTTAACCTCAAAGAGTTGAgaggagtcttctcaaaaatatccaagAGCTTGCCACAAACACCCGCCGCTCTAAAACTCTCCTCAGCCAGAGTGGTAAGGTGGTTCCGAACAGAgacatcatccatacttatatGAGGATaaatgttctttcggacgaatgcacgccttaaccccaccatcaaaagaagagccagactctaaagCCTTGCGCTTCTTTTTCTCTGGCTCAGAAAGAAGTCGGGCGGAGGGAAGCGGCCGAGACAAagctgaagaagaaattacaatGGGCTGGGAAGGAGTCCCCATAGtctgaggaggaggaggaggaggaggaggaggaggaggaggaggaggaggaggaggagagatgatCGCCCTGGTACCACCAGCCCTAGCCCGAGATCTTGCCTTAGCCTCCTGAACTCTTTGGTAAGATTCCTGAGCATTCTTccttgccatatctgcaaaagAAACAGTTAGCAAAAATTACAAGTCGGAAAACCTCAAGTCGGCAGGTACAAGTCGAAAATAAGAaatgtatatacatatataaaaactACCTAATTGCGACCGAACAAAAGTCGGCGATCCCTGGAGGAATTTCCTagtatccaagtatggggccctcccccacacttctcggaaaaactccacaatggccgcctccacctcatcCAGGTCGTCCAGACCGTACTTCTCACAGGGGGAGGCCTCCAACCAATAgaggggaaagcgaggggaagaattctcatccaagaaaaagggatggtgaccctctacagcttgcactttgaaaaaataatttttgaagtcgtggaaggattcgtcaaaaagggtgaaaattctccgaccttgtatggctcggaaagaCACCCATTGCTGCTTGTTATTTAGCCCACtgaagggcttagtcatatgaaaaagataaaagaaaatcctcaaagaggtcggaaagtccAAAGCGTGACTTAtaaattggtaaattttcagaaaaccccaagaattggggtgaagctgggtaGGGGAAACTCGACAGTGGCGTAAAACAGCCATTTCAAATTCAGAAAacggaagaaaaacacccaaacgggtgatcatacattcatacataaagaaaaaatgaggggccgcctcattggccctcccaaaacaaacccggtcttctgGACCCGGGACTACCAACTCATACTTTGGCTCGTCCTCCTCAGAAGTACAAATTCTGTGGTGAGTATGAAGGTGGGTGATAAACTCGGCATCAACCAACGGTTCCTCCCCTAGGACCGTGACATCAACCCATTGAGAAAGAACATCTACGGAAgccatttctttttcttataaagggtgacaaaaacctacaaaagaaaaagaaaaagaaaatcaaaaacaCGGTCTCTAAAGGGAGGGGATACGGAACCAAAGTCTACAAACCAACTTATCTATctacaaaataaaagcatgcaaacacaaagcatgttacaaaagaagaaaaactaacctttatccaaAAATGAAGGTTGGAAGAAGCAGAAGTCCCCGAAACACAAGAGTACAGCACGAACGAAGAAagaataaatttgaaaaattgcagaaacaaaaaactgaaaaagagcaaaagtatttataaacgtGCTAAGGGACATAATGGTAAAAGCGGGGCAATCATTAATGAGAATGCACCGTTATCGAGACCTACACAcatccctaacggacacgacgcttgattaGACGAAACTGTCAGAACCAAAAGGACGCGGAAAGTCACGTCGGTTTCAGACCATCACGTCGGTCCTCCAACAAGTCGGCTACGACCCCGAGCAGAAAACTCGAACCCAAATCTTGAAAAAATtgggctcgagtaggggcactgttcataccctggcccaataataaaggcccaggatCAAGCAAAAGACCTAATCCAAAGGGTTGGGCCTCACCAGTACCAATCTTCATCCTATGAAGTTGGTACTCACCACGACCTGTTCTGAAGAAGTCGGGCACGAGATTAGCTGgcggataaacactcattcaaatgagtaactgcccctagaatctctctaaccacttccacgagccatatcttaacctccctaagataatgggatggttaacaccctaaaaatatggcactactccaacggtggttattggttcaccactataaatacactgacacccctcaggtatcaaaaagtccaatactctctagacctgctcacactcttgctaacttaggcatcggagtgtctttgcaggtaccacccccatctcctcgcacaaacaagtcggacggagcctcccgagttgcagatCCATTCGGAATCCTCCTCCTTCACACATTTGAGCCAACCAACTCTATCTAGCCcatcaatctccggttacccaccgtaacattggcgccgttgccggggacccgagagatcaaccactgatggcggacagatcccacgaagaaggtcatgtggagacagattctgagcaagagaatctggacacaggcaATAACGATGCGGACTTCACCCTCCACCAGGAAATTAATGATCAACACAGGGAAggtacctccggagtaaaaAACCCGAAGGTAAACTCTTCAGAAGGGCGCGAATCAGAGAAAGAAGGACCATCCCATGTAAGtgaactcatgggattagtccacagttgcctggaacagttagaacaagaacggaagcgacaaaaggaaactgaaaagaacctaaaagaggagatggaacgatgaaaagagttagaaagaaaactcttaacgttagaatcctccctcaaaggtCGCAACTCCCATGACGAACGAGAAGAGCCGCCCTTAGGAAGggaggatcctttcagcgaggacataatgagggcaaaagttccaaggaacttcaaaagccctgatatggacctctatgacggaaccacggatccaaagcatcacctgagcaacttcaaaagtcggatgtacctagctgatgcttccgacgctacgcgatgcaaaactttcccgaccactctatcgaaagcagcgatgaagtggttcgatagcctccccccgaggtcggttactagttttgaagacctctcaaggaagtttttgatgaggttctctatccagaaagacaaagtgaaacatgcaccgagcctcctgggaataaaacaggaggtcggagaatccttacgagcctatatggaaaggttcaataaagcatgtttagagattcaagacctgcccacagaggcagtcataatggggttagtcaatgaactcagagaaggtcccttctcacaatccatatctaaaagacaccccgtttctctaagtgatgtacaggaaagagctgaaaagtacatcaatatggaggaaaacgCTACCTGAGTTGGCTACCTGGGCTccctccctcaacaaaagagagggaaagggaaaccaagaaaaaggaagaactcggtctcgagagaccaagaaaataccactcttatactcctctgaaagtttctatagtggatgtataccgAGAGATTTGTAACACTGAAAGACTAccaccccctagacccattaaaaatagaaaaggggggagccgcagcgattactgtgagtaccataaaatatatggtcactccacaaacgactgttacgaccttaaaaatgtgatagaaaagctggctagagaaggccggcttgatagatatctcatagaaaggtcggacggtcaggggaagagaaagcgagatgatatggataaAAGAGACCCACCGCCGCAGACTCcggagagacatatccatatgatctcaggagggttcgcgggaggaggactcaccaaatcctctcgcaaaagacatctcaaaagagtctactAGGTCGGAGAGGAGTCATCCGACCTccctaccatttcattcacaaaagaagatgggcaaggaataatccctggacacgatgatccagtagtaataactatgatcctggCAAATGctcatctccacagaaccctagtagaccaaggaagctcagcgaacatcctttttaagcccgcttttgacaagttagggttggatgagaaagaattaagagcctaccccgacaccctatacggattaggggatacgccaataaaaccactgggatttttgcccctccacaccacttttggaaaaggggaaagatcaaagactctgagtatagacttcatagtcattgatgtggggtcagcatataatgctttaatcggtagagctacccttaatcgactcggagccgtggtatccactccccacctttgcatgaaatttcCGACCTCAGCAGGGATAGCAACGGTAAGAGGAGATCAAAAGTTGGCaaggaaatgctacaatgaaagcctaaatctgaggggaaagggcagagaagtccacacaatagagctcggtggtgcaagggccagagaagagctgcgaccacaaccgggaggaaaaaccaaggagatacaggtcggtaaagaggaaaggaaaaatactcatatagAAGCCAACCTAGGGAAAACTCTAAAACAAGGAttgactaagctcctaagagataactccgacctcttcgcctggaaggcctctgacatgcctgggatagaccccgagctcatgtcccacaaactctcggtttatccgggatcccgacctgtacagcaaagaaaACGCAAGCTCcgcccagaacgagccctaatagtagaagaacaagtacaggcgctcctggaagctggcttcatcagagaagtcaagtatccaacatggctagccaatgtagtgctagtcaaaaaacaaaatggcaaatggagaatgtgtgtcgactataccgacttaaataaggcatgtcccaaggacccttatccactgccaagtattgataccctagtggactccagctcggggtatcaatacttatcatttatggacgcctactcaggatataatcaaatcccaatgtttgagccagaccaagagaaaacatcattcatcacacccagagctaatttctactacgtggtcatgccattcgaattgaagaatgcaggagccacatatcaaaggttgatgaataaagtgttttcctcTCACCTGGGGagtctaatggaagtatacgtcgacgatatgctggtaaagaccaagaaagaagtcgacctcttgtcagacctctcacaagtctttgacaccataaggctacacgggatgagactaaaatcccgcaaagtgcgccttcACGGTGGAGGCAGAaaaatttctaggatttatgctaacacaaagagggatcgaagccaatcccgataagtctagagccatcctagagatgaaaagcccgacttgtttgagagaagtccagcagttgaatggccgacttgcagccctctccagatttttggcaggatcggcactaaaatcccttccactgtTCTCCTTATTGAGAAAGGAATgtcagtttgaatggactcctgaatgcgaagaggcattccaggagttcaaaaagtttttaagccaacctcctattctgACCCGACCAGTATctggaaaagacctcgtcctgtacttatccgtagcggacaaggctgtctcatcagccctaataagagaagatgaggtcggacaacatccagtttatttcatcagtaaagttctacaaggccctgagctaagataccacaaactagagaagtttgcctactccttagtaatagcctcacgaaggctacgaccttactttcaggctcacacaataagagtccgtatgaaccaacccatgaagcaaatcttCCAAAAGAttgatgttgcagggagaatggttcaatgggcaatagagctctccgagttcgacttaagatatgaaactcggacggcgatcaaagctcaatgcctcgccgacttcgttgcagaatacacaggggatcaggaggaaaaaccaactacatgggaactctatgtagacggatcctccaacaaaataggaagcggcgcaggcataatattggtagatgaaagaggaacccagatagaggtttccctaaaatttgaatttccagcttcaaataatcaggcagagtatgaagccttgattgctggattaaagctggcagaagaagtcggtgctacaaaggtgatgatatacagcgactcacaagtggtgacctcccagatAAGCGGAGattatcaggcaaaggacccaaatatgaagaggtacttggagaaAACTCTAGAGCACCTTGGGCGgtttgcagaaaccgaggttaAACACATAACTCAGGATCTGAACAGTAGAgcggacgccctatccaagttagcaagtaccaagccgggagggaacaacagaagcctgatccaaaaaaccctccaggaaccctcagtagtaaaaatagaagacaaacaagaagtacttgaggtagtcggtttaaacctcggatggatgaaccccttggtcgaatacatgaaattcgacatcctccctaaagaggagaaagaggctaaaaagatccgaagggaagcacaacactacaccttgatgagaaatattctctacagaagggggatatcaacaccattattaaagtgtgtaccgacctcaagaactgCCGAGGTATtagaggaagtacatagtgggatctgcggaaaccatctcgaagcaaggtcactagccagaaaagtaatccgagctggattctactggccgaccttgcagaaagatgccacagaatttgtgaaaaagtgtcaaccatgtcagatgcatgcaaatttccacgtggctccaccagaagagctcatcagtatcacttctccatggccctttgcaaaatggggaatggatttgttaggtccttttccccaagtgccaggacaagtcaaatacctgatcgtgggaatagattacttcacaaagtggatagaagcagaaccattggccaccatcaccactcaaagaagtcagaggttcctctacaaaaatatcatcacaagatatgggataccttattccattaatacagataatggaacccaattcaccgattctaccttcagaagcttagtagccagtatgaaaatcaaacaccagttcacctcggtggagcacccgcaagccaatgggcaagccgaggcagccaacaaagtcatactggcaaggctaaagaaaagattacaagaagcaaaaggagcctgggctgaagagctcccccaagtgctatgggcttacaggacaacgccccaatccgccactggagaaacgcccttccgactagtctatggcgtagaagcaatgataccaatagaaatcaatgaacaaagcccaaggttaattctccatgacgagaTCCAAAACATACaagggcacaaagaggagctcgacttgctccccgaagtccgagaagatgcccagataagagaagcagcattgAAGCAAAGGTTGACTACAagatacaacaaaaaagtcatttgAAGAACATTTACCCCGAATGacttggtcttaatcagaaacgacattggagtcagcAAATCAGGGGAAGGAAAAACTCGCtgctaattggaagggaccTTACAAAGTCAAGGAagtcttaggaaaaggttattacaaagtgaccgacctgaacggcactgagttcccaaggtcgtggcatgcttgtaatatgaaaaggtactacagttaaaaagcgaactctactccctgatgtactcttttcccaacttcatgattttttcccaaaatcaaagggttttttctggagaagggtttttaacgaggcatcatagtagaggctaagggaaaaaaGGCTAttaaaaacccttagtagcaagaaggtacctccc
The genomic region above belongs to Arachis stenosperma cultivar V10309 chromosome 5, arast.V10309.gnm1.PFL2, whole genome shotgun sequence and contains:
- the LOC130980550 gene encoding uncharacterized protein LOC130980550; protein product: MEIESVKCECCGLKEDCTQYYINQVKAKFDGKWLCGLCSEAVRDEVSRGKKPSPSAMEEAVKAHMSFCGKIKANPAVCVADGMRQILRRRSTTSLPVVRSSSTSQVDGS